The Coffea eugenioides isolate CCC68of chromosome 8, Ceug_1.0, whole genome shotgun sequence genome has a segment encoding these proteins:
- the LOC113780534 gene encoding uncharacterized protein LOC113780534, with product MYLSVLDEAVGCILGQHDDFRKREQAIYYLSKKFTPYEAKYSVLERSCCTLAWTAQKLRHYLLSHTTYLISRSDPLKYLLEKLMPTGRMVKWQMILFEFDIIFTTQKVIKWQAIADHLAKNPLEDDYQPLHTYFSDEEVLFVCAAEDMNEQCSEWRLFFDSASNSFGTGIGAVLISPEGKHYPDSAKLRFCCTNNMAEYETCIFGLKMALEMEIKDLIVFSDSDLHASNAQRMDYSGFKDLTLSLQFTRFGKQIQKFGIQTYSKPPKYFC from the coding sequence ATGTACCTATCTGTGCTCGACGAGGCTGTAGGATGTATTTTGGGGCAGCATGATGATTTTAGAAAGAGGGAGCAAGCCATTTATTATCTTAGTAAGAAGTTCACGCCTTACGAGGCAAAGTATTCAGTTCTTGAAAGGAGTTGTTGTACACTGGCTTGGACAGCTCAGAAATTGAGGCATTACTTGCTTAGTCACACCACCTACCTTATCTCTCGTTCAGATCCTTTGAAATACTTATTGGAGAAACTAATGCCGACCGGACGCATGGTCAAATGGCAAATGATCCTTTTTGAATTCGACATCATTTTCACCACACAAAAGGTAATTAAGTGGCAGGCTATAGCAGATCATTTGGCTAAAAATCCACTGGAGGATGACTATCAACCGCTTCACACTTATTTTTCGGATGAGGaggttttgtttgtttgtgcAGCAGAGGATATGAATGAGCAATGTTCTGAATGGAGACTATTCTTTGATAGTGCTTCAAATTCTTTTGGAACTGGTATCGGAGCTGTTCTGATATCTCCCGAAGGAAAACATTACCCCGATTCCGCTAAATTGCGATTTTGTTGCACTAATAATATGGCTGAATATGAGACTTGCATTTTTGGACTCAAAATGGCGTTGGAGATGGAGATTAAGGATCTAATTGTGTTCAGCGATTCCGATTTGCATGCATCAAACGCTCAGAGAATGGATTACTCGGGATTCAAAGATCTTACCCTATCATTGCAGTTTACTAGATTTGGCAAACAAATTCAGAAGTTTGGAATTCAGACATATTCCAAGCCCCCGAAATATTTTTGCTGA